The nucleotide window AATCCGCGATTTTTGTAAATGGTTCACGAGGTAAAACAGTTGATGAAATGGCACTGATGACAGCATTACATAAAAAAACGATTCACGCTGCCGCGTTGGATGTATATAGATCAGAACCATTATCACCAGGTCACCCGTTGCTTCAGTTTTCAAATGTCGTAACTACACCACATATCGGGTCATCCACCTTTGAAACAGAACTCAAAATGGCTAATTTAGCTGTGGAAAATTTAATTGCAGGACTAACCGGTAAACGGCCTAAAAATTTGATTAACCCTGACGTCCTAAATAGATAAACGGATGAATAAAGGAGAAACTATGACCAATAAAACTGCAATTGTAACCGGGGCCTCTAGCGGTTTTGGTTTATTGTGTGTGATTGAGCTAGCTACAAAAGGCTTCACTGTCATGGCGACAATGAGAGATATAAAAAAATCAAAACAACTCCTTGAACTCGCAAAAGTAAAAGGGATAGAAAATACGATTCAAATCAACCAGTTAGATGTTACTTCAACCGACTCCATTTATGAATTTAAATCCAAGCTAGTAGATTTTCCTTCTATTGATGTGTTAGTAAACAATGCGGGGTTTGCCATCGGCGGTTTTAGTGAAGAGTTAACGATTGAAGAATATCGGCGGCAATTTGAGACCAATTTTTTCGGGGTGATTGCAGTAACACAAGCCGTTCTTCCGTTTATGAGGGCAAAAAAGCAAGGCAGGATTATTAACCTCAGCAGTATTAGTGGCAGAGTGGGATTCCCTGGATTATCTGCCTATGTTGCATCTAAGCACGCCCTTGAAGGGTATAGCGAAAGCTTAAGGCTTGAGCTTAAACCATTTGGGATTGATGTAACATTAATTGAGCCTGGTTCTTATCAAACAAATATTTGGGCAAGTGTCGACCAAATGGATATCAATCGTGACTCCCCCTATTTATCCTATATGGAGAGGATGATGAAAGAAATTGAGGGTGGGAAAGCTGCTCATGGTAATCCCATCGAAGTTGCGAAACTCGTAGCGCATCTTGCCTCGCAACAAAAATCACCTAACCTTAGATATCCAATTGGGAAGGGTGTAAAGCAAACTCTGTTTATCAAAAATCTCCTCCCATGGAGATTTATAGAATCACTGATTTTGAAAAAGTTAAGGTCTTAAAATGGTGATAAAAAACGTAGACATCCTTTTTTCAGCAGGAATTTCTTATATTCATGATGAATACGATAATAATTGATTATTCCATGAGGTTTGAGATTGTGAAAGGATGAGATGGACGATGAAAACAGGAAATGAATGTAAAGTAATTCGTGTTCCAATTCCGACACCCACTTTATTGCCACATACCACTACAAATTGCTACCTTATTGGGAACAAGCATGAAAGTATATTAGTCGATGCCGGTTATGATCAACCGGCTACGAAAATAGTTTTACAGAGGGTGATGAAGGAAAATGGACTTGCACTGCCTAAGTCTATTATATTAACCCATTCACACCCTGACCATGCCCCGGGAGTATTACAATTAGTAGATTGGAAGCCGGTAGTTTATTGCCACCGTCAGGAAGAACAAGCCACCCTTGCAGCTGTTGCTCCTTGGGATCAACTATCCTTTTTTGAGGATGGTGACAGAATTAGCATTGCAGGTGAAGAAATCATTATTTTCCATGCCCCTGGTCATACGGCAGGTCAATTAAATCTTTATATTTCATCTAAACAAATTCTCCTTACCGGTGACAACATCGTGGCGGAAGGAACATCATGGATCGGGCCCCCTGATGGAAATATGTCTGACTATTTGCAAACACTAAAAAGGTTAAAACAATTGAAATTAAACAAAATTGGCCCCGGACATGGTGAATGGGTGGAAAATCCCCACGAACATATTGATTTTGTTTTAGGCCGGAGATTTTACCGCGAAAACCAAATCAAATCCCTGCTCGAAGAACATGGAAGCTTAACGGTAGTCCATTTGACAAATCTGATTTATGACAAGCTCCCACACCCAAATGTCTTTGAGGTTGCAAAACGAACCACTGAAGCACATCTAATCAAATTAATGAAAGATGATACCGTGATCATGGATGATTCCTATTTTTCTCTCAAATAGGCTAAGTAATCGTTTAGATTAAATTCAGGCATCTCTAACGGCAGGCCTTTTACATGATTAAAAATAGTCTTCAATGTATGTACAGTTGGCGGCCCCAATAAAATTTCTCCATTATCGCAGGCGGTTAGTGCATCGCCCGGAGAAATCCATTTGGTCTTACTAATTTCATTCGCATCTGGTGTTGGGGTCTGTCCTTCAGGCAGGTGAGTTAGAAAAAAACGAGTATCAAATCTTATTCGGCTTCTATTTGGCGTAACAATTTGACCGATGTAGGTTAAGTCATCAAGCTGAAATTGAAGTCCTTCCTTTTTTAACAGCTCCAAAAATGAAATGTCCCCATTTATAAGGAGACGGCGGTATTCCACTGCTTTTTTTTCATTAAGCAGAACCGGCGAACCGTCCTCATTTTTACAAACTAAAACACCCACTTCTTCAAATAATTCTCTTGCAGCTGCCACATAATATGCAAGTTCAAATGTATCATTGTGTGTTCCCTTAATAAAACTGTTACATTCCTTTATGTCGTCACTTCGATCTACGGAACCTCCGGGAAAAACATAATAGCCAGCAAAAAACTTCATCGTTTTAGGTCTTTTTGTCATATAGACCCTGGAGGATTTATCCATTAATACAACCGTTGATGCTGGTCTTGGTATGGCACTCATCATTTATTCACCCTTTTTTATCCTATTTTCCTTTATATTCAACTTGTTATTGGGAATTCCCTTCCCTTCCAAAAGCTTTTTTACCATTTTTCAAAAAACAACAATCTCATGAGAGGGAAAATTAACCATAAATTATCATATTGCTGTATGATAATAGCGAACAAATATTCAGACGATTCCATTAAATAATGAAATCTTTCTGGTATAAAAAAAAGAATTTTGGAGGTCTAAAATGCTAAGTCAATCAATCATTGAAGACGTACTGACAGAGGCTTTATCATCGGGCGGAGATTTTTCGGAGATTTTCGTCGAGGATCGTTTTATCAATAATTTCACCCTGCAAAGCGGTAAAATTGAGACCTGTCTCACTGGGCGTGATTTTGGGATCGGCATTCGTGTCTTTAAAGGATTACAAAGTGTTTATGCCTATACCACAGACCATAGTAAGGAAGGACTTTTAAAAGCAGCTAAAAATGCGGCACAAGCCATTAGCGGACATACCATTTTTCACCCCTCCCCACTAGTGCGAGAATCATTTGACACCATTCATCCCATTCAGCTCTTGCCGCAAGAAGTGATTAAATCCCGCAAAGCCGCCATCATGAAAAATGCGTATAATACCGCTAGTAACTACCATTCTAGTATTTCACAAGTAACTGTCCGCTTAATGGATGAAGAACAAAATGTGCTGATTGCTAATTCCGATGGGAAATGGATCGAAGACAAACGGGTTCGTTCCAGGCTGGCAATTCAGGCAGTGGCGGTTTGTGGTAACCAAATGGAAACTGGTTTTTATGGACCTGGTGCGTACCAAGGATTCGAGTTTTTTGAAGATTTAAATTTGGACTATTATGCAAATGAGGCAGCCCGTATCGCCGTGACGATGTTGGATGCCAGCCCATGTCCTAGTGGGAAATTCCCTGTTATTATCGATAATGAATTCGGCGGTGTTATTTTTCATGAAGCCTGTGGACATGGTTTAGAGGCCACCGCAGTTGCGAAAAACAATTCCGTTTTTGCAAATCGTATTGGTGAAAGGGTCGCCCCTTCCATTGTTACATATATCGATGATGGCACGCTTCAAAATGAATGGGGTTCGATCAATATAGACGATGAAGGGGAAATCGCACGGAAAAATGTCCTCATCGAAAATGGCATTCTAAAAGGCTATTTAATTGATAAATTTAACTCGCGCAGAATGGGCATGGAACCAACCGGTTCAGGCAGGAGACAATCCTTCCGCTTTGCTCCCACCTCCAGAATGACGAATACATTTATTGCCCCTGGAAAATCAACACCTGAAGAAATCATCGCTAATACGGAACATGGAATTTTTACCAAATATATGGGTGGCGGCCAGGTTAACCCAGCAACAGGTGATTATAACTTTGCGGTCATGGAAGCGTATGAAGTGAAAAACGGGAAGCTCGGCAAACCGTTAAAAGGGGCTACATTAATCGGAAATGGCCCTAAGACCTTACAGCTTGTCGATATGGTTGGGAATAATTTAGGACACGGTGCCGGCATGTGCGGATCACTTAGTGGAAGTATTCCGGTTAACGTCGGTCAGCCGATGATCCGGGTCAGCGAAATTACCGTCGGTGGGACAAAGGGGGAATAAGTGAATGAATATACAAGAATTTCAGGTGAAACTATTCACTGCCGCTAAAAGCAGCGGTTTTACTGATGTCGAAATCTATTATGAAAAGAAGGAAGTATTTGGGTGCCAAGTTTATAAGGGTGAAATTGATCAATATGAAATTGCCGAAGACGGCGGTGTTTCCTTCCGCGGGATTTTTAATGAAAAAATGGGCTACGCCTATTCCGAGAAAATCGATGATGCCTCCATTTCTTTCTTATTAAAAAATGCGAAAGAAAACACGGTGATAATAAATGATGAGGATATGGAAGAAATCTTTGCCGGAAGCAGTGAATACGAGCAAGAAGACTTTTTCTCTACTGCATTAAATGAGGTGGGCATACCGGAAAAAATACAATTTATTAAGGATGTTGAACGGGAATTACTGGCCATTGATCCGAGAATTATCGCAACTGATTATTGCATGATTCGGACAGAATCAGTCTCAAGAAGTCTTTCAAATACGAAAGGTTTATCTCTAAAGGACAAAATGAATTATCTGTATGTCATCGTGGAAGCCATCGTCAAAGACGGCGGGGAAACAAAAACATCCTTTGAATATAAAGTGACCAAAGATTTTCATCGCTTAAATGCCAAGGAAATTGCTAAAAAGGCTGCAGAAGAAGCACTTTCACAACTGGGTGCCAGAAATATTGAGAGCAAAGAATATCCAGTTTTATTAAGAAATGATGCCGCAGCAAGTCTATTGGCAACATATGCTTCAAATTTTTCAGCCGAAAATACTCAAGCAGGTATTTCATCTTTAAAGGATAAGCTAGGAAAACAAATTGCCGGAGAAAAGATAACGATTTTTGATGACCCATTCCTAAAAGGAGGACTTGCAAGTAGAACGTTTGATAGCGAAGGGGTTGCGACTACGAAACTGACATTAGTAGAGTCTGGTATCTTGCAATCCTTCCTTCACAATCAAAAAACAGCGAAAAAGGAGCAAACGGTAACAACTGGGCATGCACATAAAGATTCCTATAAAAGCGCCGTCAAGGTTGGACCATCTAATCTTTATATCGAACCATCGACTGTCCCCTATGAGGATCTGTTAAATCGTATGAACGAGGGTATTTTAATTACGGGTCTATCAGGCCTTCATTCCGGGGCAAACACGGTTTCTGGGGACTTTTCAG belongs to Neobacillus sp. OS1-2 and includes:
- a CDS encoding SDR family oxidoreductase; the encoded protein is MTNKTAIVTGASSGFGLLCVIELATKGFTVMATMRDIKKSKQLLELAKVKGIENTIQINQLDVTSTDSIYEFKSKLVDFPSIDVLVNNAGFAIGGFSEELTIEEYRRQFETNFFGVIAVTQAVLPFMRAKKQGRIINLSSISGRVGFPGLSAYVASKHALEGYSESLRLELKPFGIDVTLIEPGSYQTNIWASVDQMDINRDSPYLSYMERMMKEIEGGKAAHGNPIEVAKLVAHLASQQKSPNLRYPIGKGVKQTLFIKNLLPWRFIESLILKKLRS
- a CDS encoding TldD/PmbA family protein translates to MLSQSIIEDVLTEALSSGGDFSEIFVEDRFINNFTLQSGKIETCLTGRDFGIGIRVFKGLQSVYAYTTDHSKEGLLKAAKNAAQAISGHTIFHPSPLVRESFDTIHPIQLLPQEVIKSRKAAIMKNAYNTASNYHSSISQVTVRLMDEEQNVLIANSDGKWIEDKRVRSRLAIQAVAVCGNQMETGFYGPGAYQGFEFFEDLNLDYYANEAARIAVTMLDASPCPSGKFPVIIDNEFGGVIFHEACGHGLEATAVAKNNSVFANRIGERVAPSIVTYIDDGTLQNEWGSINIDDEGEIARKNVLIENGILKGYLIDKFNSRRMGMEPTGSGRRQSFRFAPTSRMTNTFIAPGKSTPEEIIANTEHGIFTKYMGGGQVNPATGDYNFAVMEAYEVKNGKLGKPLKGATLIGNGPKTLQLVDMVGNNLGHGAGMCGSLSGSIPVNVGQPMIRVSEITVGGTKGE
- a CDS encoding MBL fold metallo-hydrolase, giving the protein MKTGNECKVIRVPIPTPTLLPHTTTNCYLIGNKHESILVDAGYDQPATKIVLQRVMKENGLALPKSIILTHSHPDHAPGVLQLVDWKPVVYCHRQEEQATLAAVAPWDQLSFFEDGDRISIAGEEIIIFHAPGHTAGQLNLYISSKQILLTGDNIVAEGTSWIGPPDGNMSDYLQTLKRLKQLKLNKIGPGHGEWVENPHEHIDFVLGRRFYRENQIKSLLEEHGSLTVVHLTNLIYDKLPHPNVFEVAKRTTEAHLIKLMKDDTVIMDDSYFSLK
- a CDS encoding NUDIX hydrolase — its product is MMSAIPRPASTVVLMDKSSRVYMTKRPKTMKFFAGYYVFPGGSVDRSDDIKECNSFIKGTHNDTFELAYYVAAARELFEEVGVLVCKNEDGSPVLLNEKKAVEYRRLLINGDISFLELLKKEGLQFQLDDLTYIGQIVTPNRSRIRFDTRFFLTHLPEGQTPTPDANEISKTKWISPGDALTACDNGEILLGPPTVHTLKTIFNHVKGLPLEMPEFNLNDYLAYLREK
- a CDS encoding TldD/PmbA family protein, with protein sequence MNIQEFQVKLFTAAKSSGFTDVEIYYEKKEVFGCQVYKGEIDQYEIAEDGGVSFRGIFNEKMGYAYSEKIDDASISFLLKNAKENTVIINDEDMEEIFAGSSEYEQEDFFSTALNEVGIPEKIQFIKDVERELLAIDPRIIATDYCMIRTESVSRSLSNTKGLSLKDKMNYLYVIVEAIVKDGGETKTSFEYKVTKDFHRLNAKEIAKKAAEEALSQLGARNIESKEYPVLLRNDAAASLLATYASNFSAENTQAGISSLKDKLGKQIAGEKITIFDDPFLKGGLASRTFDSEGVATTKLTLVESGILQSFLHNQKTAKKEQTVTTGHAHKDSYKSAVKVGPSNLYIEPSTVPYEDLLNRMNEGILITGLSGLHSGANTVSGDFSVAANGFYVSNGSVQYPVNLMTIAGNFYHLLQNVEEIGSDLTFPLSPIGSPSVLVKSLSVTVE